The Lewinellaceae bacterium genome has a segment encoding these proteins:
- a CDS encoding DPP IV N-terminal domain-containing protein — protein MNRQKILYIFCCLLLSTSHLIKAQEVVESSMLTIDRIFNSGEFRRDFQRPIQWIENGAAYVTIESSSTEAGGDELIRYDSKTQNRTLFVGAEALTIAGKSLPIESFSLSPDGTKVLIFTNSSRVWRSNTKGDYWVYDLESKQLKQLGKTFESSSLMFAKFSADNKYVAYVQKFNIYKEDFSTGKVTQLTHDGNKDIINGTFDWVYEEEFGKRDGFSWSPDAKNIAFWQLDASNTGTFYMINNTDSIYSRPIPIQYPKVGEEPSAARIGLVNLSNNKIHWVPLEGGLRENYIPGMQWVNHDLLLIQQMNRKQNQLIVWSYQPSTKTLKKIYTEREDTWVDISYPDISANGWGNNDLPLVNGKTAFLRMTENDEWRHVYKVDIATGNKTLVTPGDYDVASMSTATDGTLFFIASPDNSTQRYLFSVTLAGNAKPRRLTPESFEGINTYDISPNGAYAIHYHQSTNAPQTVRLISLPDHKTITTLVDNEAFKKKLSTLALPEVKFTTVTTEEGIEMDVKMVMPVNFDPNKKYPVLFHVYGEPWSQVALDTPIGLWEIMMAQKGYFIIDMDNRGTPCLKGSKWRKIIYRKIGDINVKDQALAAKEMLKLDYLDEERTAVWGWSGGGSMTLNLMFKYPDIYQTGMSVAPVPYQLAYDNIYQERYMGLPQENMEDFIKGSPITYARNLEGNLLIVHGTGDDNVHYQGTEMLINELVKQNKQFQVMPYPNRSHGIYEGPNTRRHLYTLLTQYLMNHTPPNAVP, from the coding sequence ATGAATCGTCAAAAAATTCTATACATTTTTTGCTGCCTTTTGTTATCCACGTCCCACCTCATCAAAGCCCAGGAGGTTGTGGAATCAAGCATGCTCACCATTGACCGCATTTTTAATTCCGGAGAATTCCGGAGAGACTTTCAACGGCCCATTCAGTGGATAGAAAACGGAGCGGCTTATGTTACCATAGAATCGTCCAGTACTGAAGCAGGAGGAGATGAATTAATTCGGTACGACAGCAAAACACAAAACAGAACGCTTTTTGTTGGCGCTGAAGCCTTAACAATAGCCGGGAAAAGCTTACCTATTGAAAGTTTCTCTCTCTCTCCTGACGGCACCAAAGTGTTGATCTTTACCAATTCGAGCCGTGTATGGCGTTCCAATACCAAAGGGGATTACTGGGTATATGACCTGGAAAGCAAACAATTAAAACAACTGGGAAAAACATTTGAATCTTCCTCCCTGATGTTTGCCAAATTTTCTGCAGACAATAAGTACGTCGCTTACGTTCAAAAATTCAATATTTATAAAGAAGACTTTTCAACCGGAAAGGTAACCCAATTAACACACGATGGTAATAAAGACATCATCAACGGTACTTTCGACTGGGTTTATGAGGAAGAATTTGGCAAAAGAGACGGATTCTCCTGGAGCCCGGATGCAAAAAACATTGCCTTTTGGCAACTGGATGCCTCCAATACGGGCACCTTTTACATGATCAACAATACGGACTCTATTTACTCCCGGCCTATTCCCATTCAATATCCAAAAGTGGGAGAAGAACCCTCTGCCGCCCGAATCGGCCTGGTCAATTTATCCAATAATAAAATTCACTGGGTTCCGCTGGAAGGTGGTTTGAGGGAAAATTATATTCCCGGCATGCAATGGGTGAATCATGACCTCTTGCTCATTCAACAGATGAACCGAAAACAAAACCAGCTGATCGTCTGGAGTTATCAGCCTTCTACAAAAACACTGAAAAAAATATATACCGAAAGAGAGGATACCTGGGTAGATATCAGTTATCCGGATATATCTGCCAATGGATGGGGCAACAATGATTTGCCCCTGGTAAACGGAAAAACCGCCTTCCTCAGAATGACAGAAAACGACGAGTGGCGTCATGTGTACAAAGTGGATATTGCCACGGGAAATAAAACGCTGGTCACACCAGGGGATTACGATGTCGCTTCAATGTCCACCGCCACCGACGGCACTCTTTTTTTTATCGCTTCTCCCGACAATAGTACCCAGCGTTATCTTTTTAGTGTGACTTTGGCCGGAAACGCCAAACCCAGACGCCTGACCCCTGAATCTTTTGAAGGGATCAATACTTATGACATTTCGCCTAACGGAGCTTATGCCATACACTATCATCAAAGTACCAACGCGCCCCAGACCGTGAGGCTGATCAGTTTGCCCGACCATAAAACCATCACTACCCTCGTGGATAATGAAGCCTTTAAAAAGAAACTTTCCACCCTTGCCCTTCCGGAAGTAAAATTTACCACGGTCACTACTGAAGAAGGGATTGAAATGGATGTCAAAATGGTCATGCCCGTCAACTTCGATCCCAATAAAAAATACCCGGTGCTTTTCCATGTTTACGGAGAACCATGGAGCCAGGTAGCCCTGGATACCCCTATCGGTTTATGGGAAATAATGATGGCGCAAAAAGGATACTTCATCATTGATATGGACAACCGCGGCACGCCCTGTCTGAAAGGCAGCAAATGGAGGAAAATCATTTATCGCAAAATAGGGGACATCAATGTAAAAGACCAGGCCCTGGCGGCAAAGGAAATGCTGAAACTTGATTATCTGGATGAGGAAAGAACAGCCGTTTGGGGATGGAGCGGGGGCGGATCCATGACTTTAAACCTGATGTTTAAATATCCGGATATCTACCAAACCGGCATGTCTGTTGCCCCGGTTCCCTATCAATTGGCTTATGATAATATTTACCAGGAAAGATATATGGGCCTGCCGCAGGAAAATATGGAAGATTTTATCAAAGGTTCTCCCATTACCTATGCCAGGAACCTGGAGGGCAACCTTCTGATTGTTCACGGTACCGGGGATGACAATGTACATTACCAGGGCACCGAAATGCTGATCAACGAACTGGTAAAACAAAACAAACAATTCCAGGTAATGCCTTACCCGAACCG
- a CDS encoding TonB-dependent receptor has protein sequence MSKYIFVMLLLFPFCLHAQTIIGKVVDDNGEPVVRANVFWLDTNVGVFTEADGTFEIRQVEKRQKLSASYVGYEPDTVHISGPAPITFTLGSSKTLEAVVVKGERPGVIISSIDPIKTQQITQTELRKAACCDLAGCFESQLTVQPQTTNIITNSKELRILGLSGVYNQVLIDGFPVIQGLSYTYGISSVPGTLVDNIFVAKGANSVLQGFESITGQINVLTKSPDNTDKLLLNVYMNSFLEKQFNANVAYSGKKWSNLIALHTAQPGKKTDRDNDYFLDLPLITRYSVSEKFKYRKDTEWGWSSTIGVKLMNEKRVGGQTFFDPENDQGSSIAYGQTVKINHAEILTKTNYRFNDTHGIVLHMSAFHQDQESYFGTTKYLAGQNNFYGNLQYELNYGKAHELKTGVSYRYLNLDENISFTENSLERTFAGEYKKTERIPGSFVENTMRFFDNKLTWIAGIRGDHHNQFGFSLTPRTLLKYNVTPQAVIRANIGTGWRTVNLFSENINLLVSSRDIVFAENLNPERALNYGINYTQKFEAANFSGYLSTDFYRTDFQNQIFPDYDANPTKAIVKNFTGNSTSNGFQAELFLHILERFEWKTGYTFLDVYRMVEGTKQALPFNPAHKFLATFSFKPLSRKFHIDINMHWYGQQRLPDTESSDAAFQRPDHSEPFSVVNAQFTYKLKAFEVYTGCENIFDFRQQRPIISWEDPFGPNFDTSFAWGPTRGREIYLGLRYKIEKD, from the coding sequence ATGTCAAAGTATATTTTTGTGATGTTATTGCTTTTTCCTTTTTGTTTGCATGCACAAACGATTATAGGAAAAGTGGTGGACGACAATGGTGAACCTGTTGTCAGAGCAAATGTATTTTGGCTGGACACCAATGTCGGGGTATTTACGGAAGCAGACGGAACTTTTGAAATCCGACAGGTTGAAAAGCGTCAGAAGCTTTCGGCCAGCTATGTGGGATATGAACCTGACACGGTTCATATTTCGGGACCGGCACCGATCACATTTACACTGGGATCTTCTAAGACACTTGAAGCAGTTGTTGTAAAAGGGGAACGTCCGGGAGTCATCATTTCAAGTATCGACCCCATAAAAACCCAACAGATCACCCAGACTGAACTGCGCAAAGCAGCCTGTTGTGACCTGGCCGGATGTTTTGAATCACAACTTACCGTACAGCCGCAAACGACAAATATTATTACCAATTCCAAGGAACTGCGCATCCTGGGGTTGTCGGGGGTGTACAATCAGGTGCTGATCGACGGCTTTCCGGTCATCCAGGGGCTTTCCTATACCTATGGCATCAGCAGTGTGCCGGGAACTTTGGTCGACAATATTTTTGTGGCGAAAGGAGCCAATAGCGTATTGCAGGGATTTGAAAGCATCACCGGACAGATCAATGTATTAACCAAATCCCCGGACAATACAGACAAGCTGCTGCTCAATGTTTATATGAACAGTTTCCTCGAAAAGCAATTCAATGCCAATGTGGCCTATTCGGGAAAAAAGTGGAGCAACCTCATCGCCCTGCATACCGCGCAACCCGGTAAAAAAACAGATCGGGATAACGACTATTTTCTGGACTTGCCGCTCATCACCCGGTATTCCGTTTCCGAAAAATTCAAATACAGGAAAGACACCGAATGGGGATGGAGTTCGACGATAGGCGTAAAATTGATGAATGAAAAACGGGTTGGCGGACAGACCTTTTTTGATCCGGAAAATGACCAGGGCAGTTCCATTGCTTATGGACAAACCGTGAAGATCAACCATGCTGAAATCCTTACAAAAACAAACTACCGGTTCAACGACACTCACGGCATCGTGCTTCATATGTCCGCTTTTCACCAGGACCAGGAATCCTACTTTGGCACCACGAAATACCTGGCCGGTCAAAATAATTTTTACGGCAATTTACAATATGAACTTAATTATGGCAAGGCACACGAATTAAAGACCGGGGTGAGCTATCGTTATTTGAATCTCGATGAGAATATTTCGTTTACAGAAAATAGCCTTGAAAGAACCTTTGCCGGCGAATACAAAAAAACAGAACGCATTCCGGGAAGTTTTGTAGAAAATACGATGCGATTTTTCGACAACAAACTCACCTGGATCGCCGGAATCCGCGGCGACCATCATAACCAGTTTGGTTTTAGCCTTACGCCGAGAACTTTGCTAAAATACAACGTTACCCCCCAGGCCGTTATTCGGGCCAATATTGGAACCGGTTGGCGGACCGTGAATCTTTTCAGTGAAAACATCAACCTGCTCGTGAGTTCCCGGGACATCGTTTTTGCAGAAAACCTGAACCCGGAGCGGGCCCTGAACTATGGGATCAACTATACCCAGAAATTTGAAGCCGCCAATTTCTCCGGTTACCTGAGCACCGATTTTTACCGTACCGATTTCCAGAACCAGATATTCCCCGATTATGATGCGAACCCTACAAAAGCCATTGTTAAAAATTTTACGGGCAACAGCACCAGTAATGGATTCCAGGCGGAATTGTTCCTCCACATCCTGGAACGTTTCGAATGGAAGACCGGTTATACTTTCCTCGACGTTTACCGTATGGTAGAAGGCACAAAACAAGCACTGCCCTTTAATCCCGCCCACAAATTCCTGGCGACTTTCAGCTTCAAGCCATTGTCTCGCAAATTCCACATAGATATCAACATGCACTGGTACGGCCAACAACGATTGCCTGACACAGAATCCAGTGATGCCGCCTTCCAAAGACCTGATCATTCGGAACCGTTCTCAGTAGTCAATGCGCAATTCACCTATAAGTTAAAAGCCTTCGAAGTGTACACCGGATGCGAGAATATTTTTGACTTCCGGCAGCAACGCCCCATCATCAGTTGGGAAGATCCTTTTGGTCCTAATTTCGACACCTCTTTTGCCTGGGGCCCTACGAGGGGACGGGAGATTTACCTTGGACTGAGATACAAAATCGAAAAGGACTGA
- the rlmF gene encoding 23S rRNA (adenine(1618)-N(6))-methyltransferase RlmF: protein MKDKKKLKQQPGLHPRNPHRGRYDFKTLVGNCPELEPFVRLNDHQDESIDFFNPEAVKMLNKALLRHFYHIDSWDIPTGYLCPPIPGRADYVHHIADLLASCNNQRIPTGDKIKGLDIGVGANCIYPVLGTTTYGWSFIGADIDPVAVTSARAIIEANAALTGKIDVRLQANPKEIYQGMIQKGEYIDFSICNPPFHASAKEALSATTRKLKNLNAPKTARPLRNFSGTQNELWCEGGEKKFVEDMIRQSKTFASRCFWFSSLISKETNLKSAYESLKIVKAAEIKTIPMAHGNKKSRILAWTFLSPHQQKTWVDFRWR from the coding sequence ATGAAGGATAAAAAGAAACTAAAACAGCAACCGGGTTTACATCCCCGTAACCCACATCGCGGACGTTATGATTTCAAAACGCTGGTTGGCAATTGTCCGGAATTGGAGCCCTTTGTCCGTTTGAATGATCACCAGGACGAATCTATAGATTTTTTCAACCCCGAGGCCGTAAAAATGCTAAACAAAGCCTTACTCAGGCATTTTTACCACATCGACTCCTGGGACATTCCCACTGGTTATTTATGTCCCCCCATCCCCGGCCGGGCCGATTATGTTCACCACATCGCAGATTTATTAGCCTCTTGTAATAATCAACGTATTCCTACGGGGGATAAAATTAAAGGACTCGACATTGGTGTTGGCGCCAATTGCATTTATCCTGTTTTAGGCACCACAACTTATGGCTGGTCGTTTATCGGAGCTGACATTGATCCGGTTGCGGTAACTTCTGCCAGGGCTATCATCGAAGCCAATGCTGCATTAACAGGAAAAATTGACGTCCGGTTACAAGCCAACCCGAAAGAAATTTATCAGGGTATGATTCAAAAAGGGGAGTACATCGATTTTTCGATATGCAACCCTCCTTTTCATGCGTCTGCAAAGGAAGCACTATCGGCTACAACACGTAAACTAAAAAACCTGAACGCCCCTAAAACAGCCAGGCCCCTGCGTAATTTCAGCGGCACCCAAAACGAACTCTGGTGTGAAGGAGGTGAAAAAAAATTCGTCGAAGACATGATCAGGCAAAGTAAAACTTTTGCTTCCCGTTGCTTTTGGTTTTCTTCCCTGATCTCAAAAGAGACTAACCTAAAAAGTGCTTATGAATCGCTGAAGATTGTCAAAGCCGCTGAAATCAAAACCATTCCAATGGCTCACGGGAATAAAAAAAGCAGGATACTGGCCTGGACTTTTTTGTCGCCCCATCAACAGAAAACCTGGGTGGACTTTCGTTGGAGGTAA
- a CDS encoding heavy-metal-associated domain-containing protein, with protein sequence MEHMKFIPSLLLVVMTMAFSGFSATAQNTSPTVLADKTETITVKVKGVGCANDLKDIAANVKKLDGVSSCEEGKMGPTSTFIITFNPAVVTEKEIRAAIEDTPGCENPNDRPYKVKG encoded by the coding sequence ATCGAACACATGAAATTTATTCCTTCGCTTCTCCTGGTCGTTATGACCATGGCTTTTTCCGGCTTTTCCGCCACCGCTCAAAACACTTCCCCCACAGTACTGGCAGACAAAACAGAAACCATCACCGTCAAGGTAAAAGGGGTGGGTTGCGCCAATGACCTCAAAGACATTGCCGCCAACGTAAAAAAGCTCGATGGGGTGAGCAGTTGTGAAGAAGGCAAAATGGGTCCTACTTCCACCTTTATCATTACATTCAATCCTGCCGTGGTTACCGAAAAAGAAATTCGGGCAGCCATTGAGGATACGCCGGGATGCGAGAATCCCAACGACAGACCTTACAAGGTAAAGGGGTAA